The genomic DNA GTCTTGGGTGGGCAACGCTGAGTGCTGCGGACTCGCGCTAAACTGATCAAAGCTCCGTGCCCTCCCCACTTGAGCTTCCACTAACAGCATGGTGTGAGCTGCGGCCAGCCCCCCGGGGAAAGCTCACCTCCATCGACCTCCGTCTTTCGGCCAAGCCTCGTTGACGCGTCGTTTCCTTCATTCTCTCCAATTCGTTGCGCGCATTGAGATttttcgccctcgccgtgaTATCCCCTCCGAGCAGTCTCTTTAGAAGAAGGAAAGAGGCAAAAGAAGAAGCATACCTTCGTTTCGTCCCTTAGTCGCAAAACCGCCCATCGTCTCAGTCAGCTTTCCCGAAACTCGAATCCCCGAGCCAGCCGCAGCAAAAATGGAGGACAGCACCAggctcctcgaggagcacaaggccgccgtcgcgcgcatCCAGAAGCAGGTCAAGCACTTTTACGACAACAAGAAGCACTTTCGCGTCTATCATGGGTccacgagctcgacgcgccCGCTACAGTTCAAGCGCGATGCCATCGTCGACACGAGCGACATGGGCCGCCTCTTCCCTGTCAACCTCGACACCATGACGGTCCAGGCCGAGCCCAAGGTCCCCAtggacgccctcgccgcacACTGCCTCGCCAAGGGCGTCGTCCCCAAGATCGTCATGGAGTTCAAGGGCATCaccgttggcggcggctacTCGGGCTTCTCGGGCGAGAGCAGCATGTACCGCTACGGCCTCTTCAACAACACCGTCTCCGACATCGAgatcgtcctcggcgacggctcccTCGAGACCGCCAGCCGCACCCACAACGCCGACCTgctcgagcacgccgccggcagcctCGGCACCTTTGGCATCGTCACCCTCCTCACCATCGAGCTCATCCCCGCCACCCCCTACGTCCAGGTCGacctgcagctcgtcgaggacgtcacCAAGGCCCACGACATCTtcgaggccgccaccgccgacgacgccatccacttcatcgacggcgtctACTTCCGCAagggccgcatcgccatcatgtttgcccgcttcgtcgacaggccccccgcccccgacAAGGTGCTCAAGAAGATGCAGGTTCACTGGTTCGCCGACACCATCGAGGACATCCTCGACAAGCGGCCCACGGCCGAGAAGCCCACCTCCATCTACATGACCACGACCGACTACCTCTTCCGCTACGACCACGGCGCCTTCTGGGGCGGCAAGCTCGCCTTCAAGCACTTCCACGTGCCGCAAAACGCcctcacccgccgcctcgccgaccccTTCCTCGACAGCCGCACCTGCTACCACGCCCTGCACAAGTCGGGCCTCGCCAACGAGTACGTGGTACAGGACTTTGGCATCCCCGCCAGCACCGTCACCGAGTTCATCTCGTACGTCAACGAGACGCTGCCCGAGCTGCAAATCTTCCTCGCCCCCTGCAAGGCGCCCCGCGACATCGGCCTGAGCTCGCGCTTCaacgagcgcgtcgccgaggtggccGACCAGCGCAtctttgccgtcggcgtctaCGGCCGCGGGCCTCGCGACCCCAAGGCCTTTTACGAGCTCAACCGCAAGCTCgagctgcgcagcgccgagctgctcggcgccaAGCTGCTATACGCCCGCACCTACTACACCGAGGACGAGTTCTGGCTCATCTATCGCAAGGATATTTACGAGGAGATGCGCAAAAAGTACAAGGCCGAGACCCTGCCCACCGTCTTTCAGAAGCTCCAGGCCGACATGGAcacgggcgccggcaagAGGCGGCCCGTCCGGGGCATCCTCGAGACCATGTGGGACAAGGCCACCGGAAACAAGGAGTACCTGCTGAAGAAGTGATTCCCCCACCCGTAATATCTCCCTTTGGATATCCAAGTATTAtttgtttttgttttgttcAGGTATTTAGATGgacagtacgaagtagataCCAGCTAGCCGTTGGGTGGTGCGAATGCTCCCTCTCTCAGCATAAAGACCACCACTGCCTCGCCCTGCGGCGTGTCGACGCTCATCCGGTCCACCTCGCTGAAGCCGAAGCGCTCGTAAAAGGCCCGCGCATCGCCCGTCGACTCGACGAAGCACGGCACCCCGTCCCGCGCGGCCCTCTGCAGGCCCCAGTCCAGGagctgcctcgccgcgcccctGCCCATGACCTCGCGCCGCACGCCCACCATGTCGAGGTACCAGTGCGGCCTGTCGCCCACGCAGCGCCGGTGGCCCTCGAAGAGCCGCTTGTAGTACAGTGCCGCGACGTCGGGCAGCCCGTCGGGCGggtagccgccgccgtcctcggagaagtcgtgcggcggcgcgccgggggCGACCCATttgacgaagccgacgactGTCTCCCGGGATGCTGCCGCCTTGCCTACGGCTGCTGTCGTCTCAcccactgctgccgccgtttccctcactgctgctgctgctgccgcacgcacgccatcgtcatcattATCATCATCGCTGTAGCACGGCTCCACTGCAACGAGAAACGTAGCGTCgggctcgcgcagctcctcggcaaAGGCGCGCCGCCAGTACGCCCTCCCCGTGTCGGACGAGGGCTCCCGCGGGAAGACCTGCCGGCTAAAGACCTCGTCGCGAAACGCGGACAGGTAGACGTCGCAGAGGGCCtcaacgtcgtcgtgcgtggcgcgccgcagcgcaAACCCGGCCATCGTCATGGGCCGTGCTGTTACCAGATCCAAAGGCACGAGAGTGCGCTGCCGAGCTgtgctggccaagacgcGAGACGGAGTTTGCAATTAACTTGGTATGGAGTAGGGGATGGCGTGTGAGCGCCGCTGCGTCAAGGAGGATCGGTCGGCGTTGCTATGATAATACAGTCCGTTCTGGTGCTCTGGCGATGTTTTGACGAGAAGAGCAGCATGGTGATTGATGCGGTTGGGCGGACGGGGATGATGCGCAAAGGgcgcggtgacgacgaccgcAGACGTAGGTGGACAGCAAACAAGTCTTGTGAGTGAACACAGCATCGTGTGTTGGCGGTGTGGCTGCGCGCGGGATGAGTCACCACCCCGAATTCCTACGACGGGCGAGTCTGGATTCGAAATCGGATGATAACGTTAGGCCCTTCTCGGCGTGAACTAGTCGACCCATTTGCCTGCTCGTTTTATTCATTCAACATGCCATCGATGGTTGAGCAGATACCCGTGCGGTCTCATGCCAAGTTGCGCTTCATATCCCGCGGCGCAACAAGCTGGGTATATCGAGTCGAACAAGACCTCGTCCTAAAGATTGCCAGGGATCGGGCAACAAACGCGTTCAAGCACGAGAACACGATATACGATGAGCTCGAACAGCATGGACCTTGCCCGTATCTCCTCCAAAGCATCTTACGACTCCCGCGCTTGAACTTTCTGCCCGTCATGGGCTGGGGTTCCCTGGAACAATTAATCAAGAATAGTCAACGACGCGGTTCTGGCGGCGAGATCGACGTCCTGCACACTGTATCCCAGACGCAGGCCGAGCAGTGGGCAATGGAGATGGCCGGGGCGATGGCGTGGCTGGAGTCCATGGGCTACGTTCACGGCGACCTGAGACCAGCAAATATGCTGATTGACGATACGGACCACGTCAAGCTGGCCGACTTTGATTCTGTCTGCAGAATCGGGTCTCCTTGCCCCGGCAGCGCACCGCCTTGGGCTCGGGTGCTGGGAGATGAGGCAGGTCCAGACAAGGGCACATTCGGCACGAATGGCCCACGAACTGAGCAATTTGCCTTTGGATCCATCTTATACACCATCACACGCGGATTGGAGCCGTACGAAGACGAACGCGATAGCGTCAAAGTCCTTGACTGGCTTCAAGACATGGTTTTTCCCAGCCTGGGTGAGAGTGGCACAGATGGTATCATCGGCCGGTGTTGGAGAGGGTTGTATCCTTCCATCAAGTCCCTCTTTGAGGAAACCACCCAGTTGGAAGGCACGTCTACATTGTCGCAGCCAACGGTCCTCAGCGTTGAGGATATATCAGCACTGCGGGAGCGCTGCAACCGCTTGCTTGATGACGAATTGAAGGAAGCGCTGCGGGACTTTTGCGTGTTCGAGACATAGACATCGTGGCAGTAGCGAAGTAAAGATGCAGATGGCAGACTTTTGTCTCCGCAAATGTCGATTATGGGTTACCTCGGAGGATCCTTCTGTGCCGTGGATGACTGCTACCAAGACGTTGGGAATCCTCAATACTCTTGCACTGTCTCTGCTTCAGAACCTCATTTTGGCTATGTAGGGTTGAAGCACAATCAGTAAGGCGTTCCAGCGCTGCGATGCTGGTCAAGGCAGGTTCCCGGTTCGTCCCGTCCCAACGGAGGATcccatgctgctgccgtcggtgTGAGACACGATGCAGTCGTCTTCTAGACGGGGCGCACCGACGGTAGGCTGCATGCATGTGCTGTGGGTGAAGCTCGAGGTGGCAAGTGTGGGTTGAGTTGAGTTGTGAGTCCTATTCCTACTCCGTCGTAGCCGCTATAACAGTACCAGCCCGAAAAGCGGGGTGTACACAGCGTGAATGAATGCGTGCGTGAAACCCGGTGGTGACGTTTGGGGGCGCGGGTTCACGATGCTAGTTAAGTTGGTTGGACTGTGGTTCTACGGCGTGGCGGGCTGCAGGACGCCTCCGGAGGGGCAATAGTTGCTCTCAAAGTGTGAGCACGGCGTATGAGGTATGAGTCTGGGCAGTTTTGCTAACAACGTTGATAACTTGCTTTTGATATGTACTGtggtcggcgagggggcCGGGCGTGCTGCTCGCACAGCAGCTGGAACATTTTGATGGAAACCCCGCACCCGCGCCCTTCGGTATAAGACGCCACGGGCTTCAACCGGCTTCAAGCCACCTCGGCTTTGCGCAAAGTCTTATATATGGACGCATGCCCGCGAGCTGAGATTGCAGAGACGGGGAACAGCAGTCGCCGGAATTCATACGAGACGAGACATAGCAGCCGTCAAGATCAGCATTTGAGAGCACGAGAGCGGACCTTTACACATCACTTCAACAAAAGAACCAGACTCTAGTCGGGCTTCGCGCAGCAGTCGAACAATGGCTTCCACAACCGTCaacgacgcggccaaggccctcaaggCGCTGCACGTGCCCAAGTCGCCCGTCGTCCTGACCAACGTTTGGGACGTCGCCTCCCTCAACACGGTGCTGTCGCTCAACAAcgacgccagcagcggcagcggcagcaagccCGTCACGGCCATCGCTacggcgtcgtgggccatcgccgccagcgagggcctcgccgacgaggacctcaCCTGGGAGCAGAACCTGGCGGCCATCTCGCgcgtcgcgcccgtcgcccgcgcggccggcctgccgctgAGCTGCGACCTGCAGGACGGCTACGGCGCGcgcatcgacgaggtggtggcggcggcggtgcgcgcgggcgcgtcgggcgcCAACATCGAGGACAGCAtccccgcggcgggcttcggccgcggcatcgccggcTCGCTGtaccccgtcgacgagcaggtccggcggctgcgcggcgcgctcaaggccgcggcggaggcggggtGTCCGGACTTTGTGCTCAACGCGCGGTGCGACGTCTTTTGCCtagacgacgatgacgggacGAACGGGAGggcaacgacggcgaggctcgacgacgagacgcgacTGCGCGAGGCTATCGCCCGCGGCAAGGCgttcctcgaggccggcgccacgACCGTCTTCTACTGGGGCGGGCCGAGGGGCGGGCTGAGCCGCGAGAGCGTGCgggcgctcgtcgaggcgctggacgGGCGCGTGGCCGTCCTGCTGTCGGCGTACGCGGGCGGGCCGACGGTCAaggagctgggcgagctgggcgtcgcgaGGATCAGCATCGGTCCGACGCTGTTCagggtggccatggcggcggcggcgagggcggccaagGGCATCCTCGTGGATGCCGGAGGGATGCCGACCATTTGATAGGGGGCATTGGAGTATTGGACCCGTTGAGATGGATTGGGAAAGTGAGGGGGTGAAATTGTTGGCGTTTCGTGTACATCGCGTAGATAACCATCTACGAGGTACTATATGCGCGTAATATATgaagacgacgcccgcgTTGTGTGTATAAGATAATGAGTGCTATTTCTTTTGCATGAATACCTTCTTTTGTCTTTCTCATGCTTCGTCCCAGAGATGGACCCCATACCAGCGTCCGTGCCTTGAATTGGTTTCATCGCCCGCCGTGACGATAATAACCTTGATTGCTTTCCGTCGTGCGCCGTGATGCGGTCGTGTCTGTCTTATATTGGAACAGTGACCCAACAACACGTGGCGGGTTGGGCGGCTCCtccttcggcggcggctgcactGCACTCGGCCGCATAAAGAGCCAAGACGCGATGGAAACCAAGGAGTCGCATCGCATAAACGGCAAGCAAGATTCAgggtgccgccctcgcgggATTAACTTGGTACGTGCAGCATGGGCCCTTTTGCTCATCGTTCATCACGGCCAACACATGTCGGTGCCTCGGGGTTCCAGCGTATTTCGCGGCACGGGACGTCTGATGCTGATGATACGATGATGGGAACGTCGGAGACCATCCGAGCTTACCCATCTAGCCCCCCTGAAGCCGGGTGACAAGTCGCATGTTGCGTGCTCTTCGGTATTACAGACCATGACCCTCGACATCCCCTGCCTTCGTCCGtccggcgggggggggggggcataCTTCTCCCCTCCCATCAACCGTAAAcagccgcccccgcgacCATTCCGCAATGGAGCACTGCTACTAGGCCGTCACCCCGCTGAGcacggggggaggggaggcagcggcgcgatCCCTGGCCGTGGGACCAAGACTcaactacgtacgtacgcacaTTCGCGCCAAACGCAAAACTTGGTCGTCCCGCGGGGCCCCGAGCTGTCCGTCCTGGCTACCCGCCACAGACCCGTCGTACGAGATCCATCGACGGGGAcgctgacgaggaggacgaatCCACGGGCGTGGGGGGCGGAGACTGGAGACTGAGGAGAGGACTGGGCTGGAAGGAGGGAGCCCACACCTCAAAAACATGAATCCACCCCCAGCAGCTCCAGTCGGGGAACGGATGCGGAGATGTGGGCATGATGTGGGCATCGCCGTTGGCGAAagaagaggagaagaaaaaacaCGAGCCAAACGGGACGCCCGTCCCTGGGCAGGCCAAGGTGCTGAGGATCCGCTCGCCGGAACGCAACCAGACGCGCTCTCCGCGAGCCCAAGGTCTCACAGCCATGATGGATCGATCAGGTAGCCACCGAACATGCGTCTGGACGCGCGCCCGAGGTCAATCCAATTCCGTGGTAGATGTCTGGTCCCACGCTTGGCTGCCGGCCGCGCCTTCGTGTCGTTTGGCTCCCGTCCAgtcgacgcccagcagcagcaacagcacatgtgtacgaagtatgtcGTTTTGTACAAGTATTACCCCCCCCcttgacctgacctgacctgacctgacctgacctgtTTGCCTGCCTCCAGTCCCGCGGGACGGATCCGACGCAGCCAGCCATCTGCATCGCCAACAAAGTCGCTCGTGAGCCGTGAGTTGAGTGATCCACTTCGTTTCTTCACCGGGATTAGTAACTACTAGTTAGTTGGAGAggcaagggagggagggagggtctCCATCATCAGCCTGGCGTTGCATGCATTGTCCCATGTGGGACTTCTACGGCGCTCTTTGCCTGACTCGAGTTACCCACGGCGGGCTCCGAACCGGAACGGGCTCTGGGGGGGGGACTTTTTGCTACTACAACCTGGCATCTGATGCTGCAGGTGCATCTTCACGCAAGCAAACTGATGCGATACCAGTCGAGtgaacgacgacgacgtgtgTCGCTTGCTTGCCTCGTCACGCAATCGAGCCTGTCAGCCACTTCTGGCCAGGATGGCATCCGAAGGGCGTTGGCGTTTTGCCAGATCAAGCCCCCTGACCTTCTAGAAGTCTTCTCTCccgatggtggtgggtgatGGTGTGCGGCGGaccgccatgccgccatgccgccctctGACTCTGTGCGCAATGGCTTGCAGGATTCATAAGCAAGCCACCACCAGACTCCCAGGgggcccggcagcggcagcggcaacggacggtaatggtggtggtggtggtgtcaACCCCCCTTCCCTGGACACGGCGCATCAAGGTTCAAAATattgccgaggacgaggacggatTGGGACACGCCGGCTTGCTTCGCCTTCAGGTTGGTCATAGTGGCTATGTAGCTACTACCCAGGCCAGGTACTCAGACTTGCCCAA from Purpureocillium takamizusanense chromosome 4, complete sequence includes the following:
- a CDS encoding uncharacterized protein (EggNog:ENOG503P084~COG:C) is translated as MEDSTRLLEEHKAAVARIQKQVKHFYDNKKHFRVYHGSTSSTRPLQFKRDAIVDTSDMGRLFPVNLDTMTVQAEPKVPMDALAAHCLAKGVVPKIVMEFKGITVGGGYSGFSGESSMYRYGLFNNTVSDIEIVLGDGSLETASRTHNADLLEHAAGSLGTFGIVTLLTIELIPATPYVQVDLQLVEDVTKAHDIFEAATADDAIHFIDGVYFRKGRIAIMFARFVDRPPAPDKVLKKMQVHWFADTIEDILDKRPTAEKPTSIYMTTTDYLFRYDHGAFWGGKLAFKHFHVPQNALTRRLADPFLDSRTCYHALHKSGLANEYVVQDFGIPASTVTEFISYVNETLPELQIFLAPCKAPRDIGLSSRFNERVAEVADQRIFAVGVYGRGPRDPKAFYELNRKLELRSAELLGAKLLYARTYYTEDEFWLIYRKDIYEEMRKKYKAETLPTVFQKLQADMDTGAGKRRPVRGILETMWDKATGNKEYLLKK
- a CDS encoding uncharacterized protein (COG:S~EggNog:ENOG503P72A), with amino-acid sequence MTMAGFALRRATHDDVEALCDVYLSAFRDEVFSRQVFPREPSSDTGRAYWRRAFAEELREPDATFLVAVEPCYSDDDNDDDGVRAAAAAAVRETAAAVGETTAAVGKAAASRETVVGFVKWVAPGAPPHDFSEDGGGYPPDGLPDVAALYYKRLFEGHRRCVGDRPHWYLDMVGVRREVMGRGAARQLLDWGLQRAARDGVPCFVESTGDARAFYERFGFSEVDRMSVDTPQGEAVVVFMLREGAFAPPNG
- a CDS encoding uncharacterized protein (EggNog:ENOG50KOG0581~COG:G), with the protein product MITLGPSRRELVDPFACSFYSFNMPSMVEQIPVRSHAKLRFISRGATSWVYRVEQDLVLKIARDRATNAFKHENTIYDELEQHGPCPYLLQSILRLPRLNFLPVMGWGSLEQLIKNSQRRGSGGEIDVLHTVSQTQAEQWAMEMAGAMAWLESMGYVHGDLRPANMLIDDTDHVKLADFDSVCRIGSPCPGSAPPWARVLGDEAGPDKGTFGTNGPRTEQFAFGSILYTITRGLEPYEDERDSVKVLDWLQDMVFPSLGESGTDGIIGRCWRGLYPSIKSLFEETTQLEGTSTLSQPTVLSVEDISALRERCNRLLDDELKEALRDFCVFET
- a CDS encoding uncharacterized protein (EggNog:ENOG503P2BN~COG:G) translates to MASTTVNDAAKALKALHVPKSPVVLTNVWDVASLNTVLSLNNDASSGSGSKPVTAIATASWAIAASEGLADEDLTWEQNLAAISRVAPVARAAGLPLSCDLQDGYGARIDEVVAAAVRAGASGANIEDSIPAAGFGRGIAGSLYPVDEQVRRLRGALKAAAEAGCPDFVLNARCDVFCLDDDDGTNGRATTARLDDETRLREAIARGKAFLEAGATTVFYWGGPRGGLSRESVRALVEALDGRVAVLLSAYAGGPTVKELGELGVARISIGPTLFRVAMAAAARAAKGILVDAGGMPTI